From the genome of Miscanthus floridulus cultivar M001 chromosome 10, ASM1932011v1, whole genome shotgun sequence, one region includes:
- the LOC136485133 gene encoding uncharacterized protein: MAWIVRPRRRRRRTILPRHPPPAPPDPSRKLLRGLPLHLHRRRGPPRCRRLRGPPPWPPPPPDMARGGPPRHLRRRRRRWAPPARPPSRAGSGSPRAPSPAPPTTTPAQAPSSGHPHHMTMEDESPIVVKDVLEDEDKDEEDDDEVAPTMAARTPSPSPAPQMLGSTAAGTSLCADVAVEMGAPWMRAVSKGEKSGIKKRHFHYTEQTIAEHPEFRDRAAPSLNARLGITQDAVPELAAAAAAAARAIAEWGRPATDITHLVVTTNSSAHAPGADLRLAALLGLRPTVQRTLLYLHGCFGGCSALRVPKDLAENNHSARVLVASSEVSTLLAFRGPDEAHLVAMALFGDGAGAAVISAGDPTPVERPVFYMVSASQATLTGTEHALSMQLGTSGLDLGTLRFSVAPSTGAWRTCWRHWDSQSSQVPSGMASSGLCTPAAVPSWTAARPR; this comes from the exons ATGGCATGGATCGTccgtccgcgccgccgccgtcgacggaCCATTCTGCCTCGGCATCCGCCGCCAGCACCGCCGGATCCGTCGCGGAAGCTCCTCCGCGGCCTTcccctccacctccatcgccgaCGAGGCCCACCACGCTGCCGCCGTCTCCGGGGCCCGCCGCCatggcctccgccgccgccggataTGGCGCGGGGTGGCCCTCCACgccacctccgccgtcgccgccgaaGATGGGCTCCGCCAGCGCGGCCGCCGAGCCGGGCGGGCTCTGGATCTCCGCGGGCTCCCTCCCCGGCACCACCGACGACGACGCCGGCGCAAGCGCCCTCTTCAGGCCATCCCCACCACATGACGATGGAGGACGAGTCGCCGATCGTCGTCAAGGACGTCTTGGAAGACGAGGACAAGGATGAAGAGGATGACGATGAAGTGGCTCCAACGATGGCTGCGCGGACTCCCTCCCCGTCGCCGGCGCCGCAGATGCTGGGTTCCACGGCTGCGGGCACCTCCCTCTGCGCGGACGTCGCAGTCGAGATGGGCGCCCCCTGGATGCGTGCAGTCTCCAAGG GTGAGAAATCGGGCATCAAGAAGCGTCATTTCCACTACACGGAGCAGACGATCGCCGAGCACCCGGAGTTCCGGGACCGTGCCGCGCCGTCGCTGAACGCACGGCTGGGCATCACGCAGGACGCCGTACCGGAGCTGGCCGCagccgcagcggcggcggcgagggcgatCGCAGAGTGGGGTCGCCCGGCCACCGACATCACGCACCTCGTGGTGACCACGAATTCCAGCGCCCACGCGCCGGGCGCCGACCTCCGGCTGGCCGCGCTCCTCGGCCTGCGCCCAACCGTGCAGCGCACGCTGCTGTACCTCCATGGCTGCTTCGGCGGCTGCAGCGCGCTCCGGGTCCCCAAGGACCTCGCCGAGAACAACCACAGCGCGCGGGTGCTCGTGGCCAGCAGCGAGGTCAGCACGCTGCTAGCCTTCCGCGGCCCGGACGAGGCCCACCTCGTTGCCATGGCGCTGTTCGGCGACGGTGCTGGCGCGGCCGTAATCAGCGCCGGCGACCCGACACCGGTCGAGCGCCCCGTCTTTTACATGGTGTCCGCTTCCCAGGCAACGTTGACAGGGACAGAGCATGCCCTGTCTATGCAGCTCGGGACAAGCGGCTTGGACCTCGGCACCCTGCGCTTCTCCGTGGCACCATCAACGGGTGCCTGGCGGACATGCTGGCGCCACTGGGACTCCCAGTCGTCCCAGGTGCCGTCTGGAATGGCCTCTTCTGGGCTGTGCACACCGGCGGCCGTGCCATCTTGGACAGCTGCGAGGCCGCGCTGA